Proteins from a single region of Schistocerca gregaria isolate iqSchGreg1 chromosome 3, iqSchGreg1.2, whole genome shotgun sequence:
- the LOC126355771 gene encoding cuticle protein 38-like, whose protein sequence is MKSLIILSAVLAVAVAKPGFLGAGLAGPAIAAAPAIAAAPVAVAAAPQPPANIIVGPGGVPLDTPEVAAARGAHLATVAQTRARDAVVNSAALLAAAAAPAAIAAAPAAIAAPAAVVGSPNYAVGPPALINGLAPSIAALGPQIAAAGAASAASAASAAAAARAAGAAIAAAPAIAAVPAAIAAPAAVVGSPNYAVGPPALVNGLAPSIASLGPQIAAAGAAGAAIAAAPAVAAAPAVVAAPAAIAAAPAYAVGPPALVGGIAPSIAALGPAVAGAPGALAAAAHLQAKAALLG, encoded by the coding sequence ATCATCCTGAGCGCGGTTCTCGCGGTGGCCGTGGCGAAGCCCGGCTTCCTGGGGGCTGGTCTGGCAGGCCCGGCCATCGCGGCGGCTCCGGCCATCGCAGCCGCCCCCGTCGCCGTGGCAGCGGCACCGCAGCCCCCCGCCAACATCATCGTCGGACCTGGCGGCGTGCCCCTTGATACCCCTGAGGTGGCTGCAGCCCGCGGAGCACACCTGGCCACCGTCGCCCAGACACGGGCCCGCGACGCCGTCGTCAACTCGGCCGCCCTCCTGGcagccgctgccgcccccgccgccatcgccgccgcccccgccgccatcgCCGCCCCTGCCGCCGTCGTCGGCTCCCCCAACTATGCGGTCGGCCCCCCTGCGCTGATTAACGGCCTCGCTCCTTCCATCGCCGCCCTGGGACCACAGATCGCTGCCGCCGGCGCCGCCTCAGCCGCCTCAGCCGCCTCAGCCGCCGCGGCCGCTCGTGCCGCCGGtgccgccatcgccgccgcccccgccatcgccgccGTCCCCGCCGCCATCGCCGCCCCCGCTGCCGTCGTCGGCTCCCCCAACTATGCGGTCGGCCCCCCTGCGCTGGTTAACGGCCTCGCTCCTTCTATTGCCTCTCTGGGACCACAGATCGCTGCCGCCGGCGCCGCCGGtgccgccatcgccgccgcccccgccgtcgccgccgcccccgccgtcgtcgccgcccccgccgccattGCCGCCGCCCCCGCCTACGCTGTCGGTCCCCCCGCGCTGGTTGGTGGCATCGCTCCCTCGATCGCCGCCCTGGGTCCAGCAGTGGCTGGAGCCCCTGGGGCCCTGGCTGCCGCCGCCCACCTGCAGGCCAAGGCTGCCCTGCTGGGCTGA